The stretch of DNA TCTTTGATGGGGTTCCTGTTGATGCCCACAATCGCTACTGGTACCGGCAGCACTTTGCGGTGGTGTTTTCCGACTTTTATTTGTTTGATAGTTTGTTGGGAATCAATGACGACCCGACCTTGGCCCAGCAATTGTTGCAGAAATTACAACTGGACCATAAGGTGCGGATTGAAAATGGCCGATTTTCCACCATTGCTCTTTCCCCGGGGCAACGCAAGCGCCTGGCACTGCTGGTGGCCTATTTGGAAGACCGCCCCATCTACCTGTTTGACGAGTGGGCCGCCGACCAGGACCCCCGCTTCAAAGACTTCTTCTATCGGGAATTTCTGCCCCAGTTGCGCGCTGAAGGTAAGACGGTTTTGGTGATCAGCCACGACGAACGCTATTTCGCCTGCGCCGACCGGTTGATCAAGCTGGACTACGGCCAGGTGGAATACGACAAATCCCTGAAATATCTGGGGCCCTAGGGAATCCGCGCCTGGGCAAATAGTTCCTGGGGGATGACCGTTAAACCGGGGAGTCGTTCGTCCTGCAGGGGTTGGGAGCCGCGAACGGTGTGCGGAGGCCGGTCAGGATAAAACACCGTAATGGTTTTAGCCGTTGGGTCTACTACCCATACTCGGTCCACCCCCGCTTGTAAGTAATCCACTGCCTTTTGGGCCATGTCGCCAAAGGTCTGGTTCGGCGAAAGCACCTCCACCACCAGCTCAGGTATCGCCCGGCAAGGCTCGTCCGTCATGGGGGCCACCGGCAATCGCTGGTCGGAGATGTAAAGAATATCTGGGACGGGAATCCAGGTCTCCCCTTGCCGGTGCAGGACT from Gloeomargarita sp. SRBZ-1_bins_9 encodes:
- a CDS encoding Uma2 family endonuclease, which produces MGTAQKLTAAEFLALPEGDATYELVEGQAVPKDPPMSPKRFHARVQPVLWQLLENWCTAPDCPKPGAAYTEWAVVLHRQGETWIPVPDILYISDQRLPVAPMTDEPCRAIPELVVEVLSPNQTFGDMAQKAVDYLQAGVDRVWVVDPTAKTITVFYPDRPPHTVRGSQPLQDERLPGLTVIPQELFAQARIP
- a CDS encoding ATP-binding cassette domain-containing protein → FDGVPVDAHNRYWYRQHFAVVFSDFYLFDSLLGINDDPTLAQQLLQKLQLDHKVRIENGRFSTIALSPGQRKRLALLVAYLEDRPIYLFDEWAADQDPRFKDFFYREFLPQLRAEGKTVLVISHDERYFACADRLIKLDYGQVEYDKSLKYLGP